A genomic region of Vitreoscilla filiformis contains the following coding sequences:
- the lysS gene encoding lysine--tRNA ligase: MSHAPHPAPAADDNQLIAERREKLAALRAKAAASGEAVFPNDFKPEHRAADLHHAHDAQSNEELETDPVTVSVAGRMMLKRVMGKACFATLQDATGRIQLYVTQDNVGAEVLAAFKHWDLGDILGCEGVLFKTKTGELSIKATSVRLLTKSLRPLPDKFHGMTDQEQKYRQRYVDLMTDDDARKRFIARSKGVASIRNFMVEHGFLEVETPMLHPIPGGANAKPFITHHNALDQEMFLRIAPELYLKRLVVGGFERVFEINRNFRNEGISVRHNPEFTMMEFYAAYWNHHDLMDFTEALLRHAARQATGSARVSYAGKEVHLDEPFIRLSVRDSLVAHAGLTEAEADDAAVIHAKLCALGEEPPKHWGLAALQFGLFEAAVEEKLWQPTFIIDYPVEVSPLARASDKNPTITERFELFITGREFGNGFSELNDAEDQAARFHAQVANKEAGDDEAMFYDADFIRALEYGMPPTGGCGIGIDRLMMLLTDSPSIRDVILFPALRREA, translated from the coding sequence ATGAGCCACGCCCCGCACCCCGCCCCCGCCGCCGACGACAACCAACTCATCGCCGAGCGCCGCGAAAAACTGGCCGCCCTGCGCGCCAAGGCGGCCGCCTCGGGCGAGGCCGTGTTCCCGAACGACTTCAAGCCTGAGCATCGCGCCGCCGACTTGCACCACGCCCACGACGCGCAAAGCAACGAGGAGCTGGAAACCGATCCGGTCACGGTCAGCGTCGCTGGGCGCATGATGTTGAAGCGCGTGATGGGCAAAGCGTGTTTTGCCACGCTGCAAGACGCCACTGGCCGCATCCAGCTCTACGTCACCCAAGACAACGTCGGCGCCGAGGTGCTGGCCGCGTTCAAGCACTGGGATTTGGGCGACATCCTCGGCTGCGAGGGCGTGCTGTTCAAGACCAAGACGGGCGAGCTGTCGATCAAGGCCACGTCGGTGCGGCTGCTCACCAAGAGCCTGCGCCCGCTGCCGGACAAGTTCCACGGCATGACCGACCAGGAACAAAAGTACCGCCAACGCTACGTCGATCTGATGACCGACGACGATGCGCGCAAGCGTTTCATCGCCCGCAGCAAGGGCGTGGCCTCGATCCGCAATTTCATGGTCGAGCACGGTTTCCTGGAAGTGGAAACGCCGATGCTGCACCCGATCCCCGGCGGCGCCAACGCCAAGCCCTTCATCACGCACCACAACGCGCTGGATCAAGAGATGTTCCTGCGCATCGCGCCCGAGCTGTATTTGAAGCGCCTGGTGGTGGGCGGTTTTGAGCGCGTGTTCGAGATCAACCGCAACTTCCGCAACGAAGGCATCAGCGTTCGGCACAACCCCGAATTCACGATGATGGAGTTCTACGCGGCCTACTGGAACCACCATGATCTGATGGACTTCACCGAAGCCCTGCTGCGCCACGCCGCCCGCCAAGCCACGGGCTCGGCGCGTGTGAGCTACGCCGGCAAGGAAGTGCATCTGGACGAGCCGTTCATCCGCCTGTCGGTGCGGGATTCGCTGGTGGCCCACGCCGGCCTCACCGAAGCCGAAGCCGATGACGCCGCCGTGATCCACGCCAAGCTGTGCGCTCTGGGCGAAGAGCCGCCCAAGCACTGGGGCCTGGCCGCGTTGCAATTCGGTTTGTTTGAAGCGGCGGTGGAAGAAAAGCTCTGGCAGCCGACGTTCATCATCGACTACCCGGTGGAAGTCAGCCCGCTGGCGCGTGCGTCGGACAAGAACCCGACCATCACCGAGCGCTTCGAGCTGTTCATCACCGGGCGCGAGTTCGGCAACGGTTTCTCGGAACTGAACGACGCCGAAGACCAAGCCGCCCGCTTCCACGCCCAAGTGGCCAACAAAGAAGCCGGCGACGATGAAGCGATGTTCTACGACGCCGATTTCATCCGCGCCCTGGAATACGGCATGCCCCCGACGGGCGGCTGCGGCATCGGCATCGACCGCCTGATGATGCTGTTGACCGACTCGCCCAGCATCCGCGACGTGATCTTGTTCCCGGCACTGCGCCGCGAAGCCTGA
- a CDS encoding nucleotide sugar dehydrogenase, whose protein sequence is MNRQIAVVGLGYVGLPVAVAFGRQRRIIGFDINAARIAELQAGHDRTDEVTDADLAATQILYTHQLDDLRTADFFIVAVPTPVDTANKPDLSPLIAASRTVGQALKKGDIVVYESTVYPGATEEDCVPVLERVSGLKHGVDFFCGYSPERINPGDKEHRFETIKKVVSGCDAATLDVVAEVYASVVTAGVHKAATIKVAEAAKVIENTQRDLNIALMNELSVVFARMGIDTSDVLAAAGTKWNFLPFRPGLVGGHCIGVDPYYLTYKAEQLGYIPQVILAGRRINDNMGRYVARNTIKRMLQQGMDVPRCRVGVLGLTFKENCPDIRNSKVVDLVRELQDHGTTVVVIDPHADAEEVRHEYGIELARLEDQAPFDALVVAVAHREYRAMSAADLRAWVRTPATGGQPVVADVKALYPRAELEAAGFSVFRL, encoded by the coding sequence ATGAACCGCCAAATTGCCGTTGTCGGCCTGGGATATGTGGGCCTGCCGGTGGCCGTGGCCTTTGGCCGCCAACGCCGCATCATCGGTTTTGACATCAACGCTGCGCGCATCGCCGAGCTGCAAGCCGGCCACGATCGCACCGACGAGGTGACGGACGCCGACCTGGCCGCCACGCAGATCCTCTACACCCACCAGCTCGACGACCTGCGCACGGCGGATTTCTTCATCGTCGCCGTGCCGACGCCGGTGGACACGGCCAACAAACCCGATCTCTCGCCGCTGATCGCTGCTTCGCGCACCGTGGGCCAAGCGTTGAAGAAGGGGGACATCGTTGTCTATGAATCCACCGTTTACCCCGGCGCCACCGAGGAAGATTGCGTGCCGGTGCTGGAGCGCGTCTCCGGCCTGAAGCATGGTGTGGATTTCTTCTGCGGCTACAGCCCGGAGCGCATCAACCCCGGCGACAAAGAACACCGTTTCGAGACGATCAAAAAAGTCGTGTCCGGCTGTGATGCGGCAACGCTGGACGTGGTGGCCGAGGTTTACGCCAGCGTGGTGACGGCGGGTGTCCACAAAGCCGCGACCATCAAAGTGGCCGAAGCCGCCAAGGTGATCGAGAACACCCAGCGCGATCTGAACATCGCGCTGATGAACGAACTGTCGGTGGTGTTCGCCCGCATGGGCATCGACACCTCAGATGTGCTGGCCGCCGCCGGCACCAAGTGGAATTTCTTGCCCTTCCGACCGGGTTTGGTGGGTGGGCACTGCATCGGCGTCGATCCTTATTACCTGACCTACAAGGCCGAGCAGTTGGGGTACATCCCGCAGGTGATCTTGGCCGGGCGGCGCATCAACGACAACATGGGCCGCTACGTCGCCCGCAACACCATCAAGCGCATGTTGCAACAGGGTATGGATGTGCCGCGCTGCCGCGTCGGCGTGCTGGGCCTGACGTTCAAGGAAAACTGCCCGGACATCCGCAACTCCAAGGTGGTGGATTTGGTGCGCGAGCTGCAAGACCACGGCACCACGGTGGTGGTGATCGACCCGCACGCGGACGCCGAAGAAGTGCGGCACGAATACGGCATCGAGCTGGCCCGGTTGGAAGACCAAGCGCCGTTTGACGCCTTGGTGGTGGCCGTGGCGCACCGCGAATACCGCGCCATGAGTGCCGCCGACCTGCGCGCCTGGGTGCGCACACCCGCCACCGGGGGCCAGCCCGTGGTGGCCGATGTGAAAGCGCTGTACCCCCGCGCCGAGCTGGAAGCCGCCGGCTTCAGCGTCTTCCGCCTGTGA
- a CDS encoding Gfo/Idh/MocA family protein: MKNFALIGAAGYIAPRHMRAIKDLGHRLAVAYDINDSVGIIDSISPDAEFFTEFECFQEFAQRAKRDAATKLDIVSICTPNHLHHPHIAAGLRLGCDVICEKPLVPTPELLDELARVERETGQRVFNILQLRHHDAILKLRDKVAAAPADTKFDVELTYITSRGKWYAQSWKGDPRKSFGVATNIGVHFFDMLHFIFGKLQTNVVHHNAETSAAGFLEYERARVRWFLSIDANDLPDGVRGKKPTFRNIDISGEQLEFSEGFTDLHTVSYREILEGRGYGLDDARHCVETVNVIRSARPAAATGSEVHPFILARRA; encoded by the coding sequence ATGAAAAATTTTGCTCTGATCGGCGCCGCCGGTTACATCGCCCCGCGCCACATGCGTGCCATCAAGGATCTGGGCCATCGCCTGGCGGTGGCGTATGACATCAACGACTCGGTCGGCATCATCGACAGCATTTCGCCCGATGCCGAGTTTTTCACCGAGTTCGAATGCTTCCAAGAATTTGCCCAGCGTGCCAAGCGCGACGCGGCCACGAAGCTGGACATCGTTTCCATTTGCACCCCGAACCACCTGCACCATCCGCACATCGCCGCCGGCCTGCGCTTGGGTTGTGATGTGATCTGCGAAAAACCGCTGGTGCCCACGCCCGAGCTGCTGGACGAACTGGCGCGGGTGGAGCGTGAAACCGGCCAGCGCGTCTTCAACATCCTGCAACTGCGCCACCACGACGCCATCCTGAAACTGCGCGACAAAGTGGCTGCCGCGCCCGCCGACACCAAGTTCGACGTGGAGCTGACCTACATCACCTCACGCGGTAAGTGGTACGCGCAGAGCTGGAAGGGCGACCCGCGCAAGTCCTTCGGTGTGGCCACCAACATCGGCGTGCATTTCTTCGACATGCTGCACTTCATCTTCGGCAAGCTGCAAACCAACGTGGTGCATCACAACGCCGAGACCAGCGCCGCCGGTTTCTTGGAATACGAACGCGCCCGCGTGCGCTGGTTCCTCAGCATCGACGCCAACGATCTGCCTGACGGCGTGCGGGGCAAGAAACCCACCTTCCGCAACATCGACATCTCGGGCGAACAACTGGAGTTTTCCGAAGGTTTCACCGATTTGCACACGGTGAGTTACCGCGAAATCCTCGAAGGACGAGGCTACGGCCTGGACGATGCACGCCATTGCGTGGAAACCGTGAACGTCATCCGCTCGGCGCGGCCGGCGGCGGCCACGGGCAGCGAGGTTCACCCCTTCATCCTGGCGCGGCGGGCATGA
- a CDS encoding acyltransferase, whose amino-acid sequence MSVAAWAHASAIVDEGAQLGDNTKVWHFSHVCAGARIGPGCSLGQNVFVGNDVVIGANVKIQNNVSVYDAVTLEDDVFCGPSAVFTNVFNPRSAVPRKAEYRRTVIRRGATLGANCTIVCGTEVGAYAFIGAGAVVTKDVPAFALMTGVPAKQTGWMSQHGEKLALAVRPVEGAEAVCPVTGERYRFSGVNLIKLGS is encoded by the coding sequence ATGAGCGTGGCGGCCTGGGCACACGCCAGCGCCATCGTCGATGAGGGCGCGCAACTGGGCGACAACACCAAGGTCTGGCACTTCAGCCATGTGTGCGCCGGGGCGCGCATTGGGCCGGGGTGCTCGCTGGGGCAAAACGTGTTTGTGGGCAACGATGTGGTGATCGGGGCCAACGTCAAAATTCAGAACAACGTGTCGGTTTATGACGCGGTGACGCTGGAGGATGACGTGTTTTGCGGCCCCAGCGCGGTGTTCACCAACGTGTTCAACCCGCGTTCCGCTGTGCCGCGCAAGGCGGAATACCGCCGCACGGTGATCCGCCGAGGCGCGACGTTGGGAGCGAACTGCACCATCGTCTGCGGCACCGAGGTGGGGGCCTATGCTTTCATCGGCGCCGGGGCGGTGGTAACGAAGGATGTGCCTGCTTTTGCTTTGATGACCGGGGTGCCGGCGAAGCAAACTGGGTGGATGAGCCAGCACGGCGAGAAGCTGGCGTTGGCGGTGCGGCCAGTTGAAGGAGCAGAGGCAGTTTGCCCGGTGACGGGGGAGCGGTATCGGTTTAGTGGTGTGAACCTGATTAAGTTGGGGAGCTAA
- a CDS encoding AAA family ATPase, with translation MYIQDVHLTNVRGFQSLHFSLERSSNEYAGWTVFVGGNGSGKSTLLKAIAMAQLPSGISGMLTPSFHEWLREDCGEAIISMHILRVADDDFSLETGSKASLTDSKRERLGFRVHQNPAISPTWGGTFDFWQESWFACGYGPFRRVSGAAQDVQKVMSAPVAERFVTMFQDSASLAEADIWLRQLNYKKLEGRPQAAETLSVVMDVLRDEFLPNQITVDRVDSEGLWLRDRNGAHLSWHDMSDGYRSALAMLADILRHMINFYGIDGLVARNDQGHLYITRSGVILIDEVDAHLHPSWQRQIGFWLKKRFPKVQFLVTSHSPLVCQAADPNGLFWLPDPGSDETPRALTPDEYQTIISSRPDTILRSPAFGLSNTRSDPVAEKRIRYAELKTRQRRLNNLSPEESTELAALAPFINLDED, from the coding sequence ATGTACATACAAGACGTTCATCTCACCAACGTGCGAGGATTTCAATCGCTGCACTTCTCGCTAGAGCGCAGTTCTAATGAATACGCAGGATGGACGGTTTTTGTGGGTGGAAATGGCTCCGGAAAAAGCACCCTCCTGAAAGCCATCGCTATGGCACAGTTACCATCTGGAATATCCGGGATGCTCACCCCCTCATTTCATGAGTGGCTTCGGGAAGACTGTGGAGAAGCCATTATCAGCATGCATATCCTGCGAGTCGCAGATGATGATTTTTCTCTCGAAACGGGTTCAAAGGCCTCGTTGACTGATTCGAAGCGTGAGCGGCTTGGGTTTCGGGTGCATCAAAATCCAGCCATTTCTCCAACATGGGGAGGCACCTTCGATTTTTGGCAGGAAAGCTGGTTTGCTTGCGGGTATGGCCCATTTCGCCGGGTTTCAGGTGCAGCTCAAGACGTGCAAAAAGTCATGTCAGCCCCCGTAGCAGAACGATTTGTGACGATGTTTCAGGATTCGGCTTCTTTAGCTGAAGCCGATATCTGGTTGCGTCAACTTAATTACAAAAAGCTAGAAGGTCGGCCACAAGCGGCAGAAACATTGTCAGTTGTCATGGATGTTTTGCGTGACGAGTTTTTGCCCAACCAGATCACCGTGGATCGTGTGGATTCTGAGGGACTATGGCTGAGAGATCGCAACGGTGCCCATCTTTCGTGGCATGACATGAGCGACGGCTACCGTTCGGCCCTGGCCATGCTGGCCGATATCCTGCGGCACATGATCAATTTTTACGGCATCGACGGTTTGGTGGCCCGCAACGACCAAGGGCATCTCTACATCACCCGCAGCGGTGTGATTTTGATCGACGAGGTCGATGCCCATTTGCATCCCTCATGGCAACGTCAAATCGGGTTTTGGCTTAAAAAACGGTTTCCGAAAGTTCAATTTCTCGTCACCAGCCACAGCCCTTTAGTTTGTCAAGCAGCCGATCCAAATGGCCTTTTTTGGTTACCCGATCCGGGCAGTGACGAAACACCCCGGGCGCTCACCCCTGACGAATACCAAACAATCATTTCATCTCGGCCTGACACCATTTTGCGTTCGCCCGCCTTTGGTTTATCCAACACCCGCTCCGACCCTGTAGCCGAAAAACGGATCCGGTATGCCGAATTGAAAACCCGGCAACGGCGTCTGAACAATTTGTCGCCTGAAGAATCAACCGAATTGGCCGCACTGGCTCCGTTCATCAACTTGGACGAAGACTGA
- a CDS encoding HNH endonuclease family protein produces MRRIQRLPLSDTAAQYLEDRQTHANAQREQGTLDIEARWKDARQTDKISAPHHSIFSTLRQMAGPAQRCMYCSDSLGSDIEHFWPKTPYPEQAFHWPNLLLCCARCGRLKGDRFPLDANGHPLLINPSREDPWCHLDLDPEVGTLLPKAIGDGASAAALKGQETVRLFQLTAEAVQDGHRRTFRHLQRCVADFLAAPDTLDHFWQNLQDQDVRGLLPWCWGDIGRTLAPFSELHQNHPEVWAEVSNRLNSAL; encoded by the coding sequence ATGCGCCGCATCCAGCGTCTGCCCCTGTCAGACACCGCCGCTCAGTACCTCGAAGACCGTCAAACTCACGCCAACGCCCAGCGCGAGCAAGGCACGCTCGACATCGAAGCCCGTTGGAAAGACGCCCGCCAAACCGACAAGATTTCAGCTCCTCACCACAGTATTTTCAGCACACTGCGGCAGATGGCGGGACCTGCCCAACGGTGCATGTATTGCTCCGACTCCCTCGGCAGCGATATTGAGCACTTCTGGCCGAAAACGCCCTATCCGGAACAGGCGTTCCACTGGCCCAATTTGCTGCTGTGCTGCGCGCGCTGCGGCCGGCTCAAAGGCGACCGATTCCCACTGGACGCCAACGGGCACCCGTTGCTCATCAATCCCTCACGCGAGGATCCCTGGTGCCATTTGGACTTGGATCCCGAAGTTGGCACCTTGCTTCCCAAGGCCATTGGTGACGGTGCATCCGCAGCAGCGCTCAAAGGACAAGAAACCGTCCGCCTGTTTCAACTGACAGCAGAAGCGGTGCAAGATGGCCATCGGCGCACGTTCCGGCACCTGCAACGCTGCGTGGCCGACTTTCTGGCGGCACCGGACACCCTCGACCATTTCTGGCAAAACCTCCAAGACCAAGACGTCCGAGGGTTGCTGCCTTGGTGTTGGGGTGACATTGGCCGAACGCTGGCCCCGTTCAGCGAACTGCATCAAAACCACCCCGAAGTCTGGGCCGAAGTGTCCAACCGGTTGAATTCAGCGCTTTGA
- a CDS encoding DegT/DnrJ/EryC1/StrS family aminotransferase: protein MQFIDLKSQYTALKPEIDAALQRVLEHGQYIMGPEVAQLEGKLAEFVGVPHCITVASGTEALLIALMALGVRAGDEVITSPFTFAATAEVIALLGAVPVFVDVEPDTCNLNAALIEAAITPRTKAIMPVSLYGQVADMAEINAIAARHQLPVIEDAAQSFGASYQSGRSCGLSTFGATSFFPSKPLGCYGDGGALFTADAALAQVAREIRVHGQSARYTHTRVGVGGRMDTLQCAVVLAKLPRFEWELARRAALGARYAALLAELNVRLLAVRPDRNCVWGQYTVFVEERERVQAALKDAGIPTAVHYPRPLHQQAAYAAFAPAGGCPVAERVAQDVMSLPMSPDLREADQDRVVAALAAAVGHRV, encoded by the coding sequence ATGCAATTCATCGACCTGAAATCGCAATACACCGCCCTCAAACCCGAGATCGACGCCGCCCTCCAACGCGTGCTGGAGCACGGCCAATACATCATGGGCCCCGAGGTGGCGCAGCTCGAAGGCAAGCTGGCCGAATTCGTCGGCGTGCCGCATTGCATCACCGTGGCCAGCGGCACCGAGGCGCTGCTCATCGCGTTGATGGCGCTGGGCGTTCGGGCGGGCGATGAGGTCATCACCTCGCCCTTCACCTTCGCGGCCACGGCGGAAGTGATTGCGCTGCTGGGCGCCGTGCCGGTGTTCGTTGATGTCGAGCCGGACACTTGCAACCTCAACGCCGCGCTGATCGAAGCTGCGATCACACCGCGCACCAAAGCCATCATGCCGGTGAGTCTCTACGGCCAAGTGGCTGACATGGCGGAGATCAACGCCATCGCCGCCCGCCACCAGCTGCCGGTGATTGAGGATGCGGCGCAGAGCTTCGGCGCCAGTTACCAGAGCGGACGCAGTTGCGGGCTGTCCACCTTCGGCGCGACGAGTTTTTTCCCCAGCAAACCCCTGGGTTGTTATGGCGACGGCGGCGCGCTGTTCACCGCCGACGCCGCGTTGGCCCAAGTGGCGCGCGAAATCCGCGTGCATGGCCAAAGTGCGCGTTACACCCACACCCGCGTGGGCGTCGGTGGGCGCATGGACACGCTGCAATGTGCCGTGGTGCTGGCCAAGCTGCCGCGCTTTGAATGGGAACTGGCCCGCCGCGCCGCGCTGGGCGCCCGCTACGCCGCGCTGTTGGCCGAACTGAACGTGAGGTTGTTGGCGGTGCGACCTGACCGGAATTGCGTCTGGGGCCAGTACACCGTTTTTGTCGAAGAGCGCGAACGGGTGCAAGCTGCCTTGAAGGACGCCGGCATCCCCACCGCCGTGCATTACCCGCGCCCGCTGCATCAACAAGCCGCTTATGCCGCGTTCGCCCCGGCGGGCGGCTGCCCGGTGGCCGAGCGCGTGGCGCAGGACGTGATGAGCCTGCCCATGAGCCCCGATCTGCGCGAAGCCGACCAAGATCGTGTGGTGGCCGCCCTGGCCGCTGCTGTGGGCCACCGCGTTTGA
- a CDS encoding acyltransferase, which yields MWWPPWPLLWATAFDVGRDMALIGYTLDAALARLRALAWRALGVRSATHAKAHAGSRVRCAWGHGELGAGAELYRDVQVLCTGAGRFHLGARSHIAPGGYLLVGASRLHIGAGVAIGPQVAIFCEANGARAGVPFVEQHVSAPVHIGDNVFLGARVTVLPGAVIERDVVVAAHAVVRGRLASGFVYGGVPARALHPLRPAERPDPS from the coding sequence GTGTGGTGGCCGCCCTGGCCGCTGCTGTGGGCCACCGCGTTTGACGTCGGGCGCGACATGGCCTTGATCGGCTACACGCTGGATGCCGCGCTGGCCCGCCTGCGCGCCCTGGCCTGGCGGGCCCTGGGCGTGCGCAGTGCGACGCACGCCAAAGCCCACGCCGGTAGCCGCGTGCGCTGCGCCTGGGGTCATGGCGAACTGGGTGCCGGGGCCGAGCTGTATCGCGATGTGCAGGTGCTGTGTACCGGCGCGGGGCGGTTTCACTTGGGGGCACGCTCCCACATCGCGCCGGGGGGCTATTTGCTGGTGGGCGCAAGCCGGTTGCACATCGGGGCCGGCGTGGCCATCGGGCCTCAGGTGGCGATTTTTTGTGAAGCCAACGGCGCCCGTGCGGGCGTGCCCTTCGTCGAACAGCATGTGTCCGCCCCGGTTCACATTGGCGACAACGTCTTTCTCGGTGCCCGTGTCACCGTGCTGCCCGGCGCCGTCATCGAGCGTGATGTGGTGGTGGCTGCCCATGCGGTGGTGCGGGGTCGGTTGGCGTCGGGCTTCGTTTATGGCGGGGTGCCGGCGCGAGCGCTGCACCCGCTCCGACCGGCAGAAAGGCCCGATCCCTCATGA
- a CDS encoding DegT/DnrJ/EryC1/StrS family aminotransferase has product MKRHTVSALHGCDLVGTLWGSSGAALALRQALATALHRPPEALWLTGAGRGALHAFVRATQRQPDDEALLPGYTCVVVPNVFLHVGVSVRYVDIAAEGVNPSPDAWAQAITPRTRWVVWPHNFGVPSAGIAALRARFPQVLFIEDAAHAWGSCHADGSPVGTHGHAAFFSFEYSKCLTTGLGGALLVNEPALRPAVAEALAPQHALSLKTQVKVLMTLAYHLMLATWPSTLASGLTALLRAPSRALGLVAATRPAELSGQAQPDYLQALPDCLARLALPQLARMPQVLALRRQQARHYTEALAGSPWLTPLGAAEPATLLRFPLRVAHPAQREALHAGLRALDIEPGIWFDDVVHPAGSLRHGYTEGDCPNGERLARCIVNLPLGLHARLSQRQWQGLRRLAQTPPEITG; this is encoded by the coding sequence ATGAAACGCCACACCGTCAGCGCCCTGCACGGGTGTGACCTCGTCGGCACCCTGTGGGGCAGCAGCGGGGCCGCATTGGCGCTGCGCCAAGCCCTCGCCACCGCCTTGCACCGCCCGCCCGAAGCCCTGTGGTTGACCGGCGCTGGCCGTGGCGCCCTGCACGCCTTCGTGCGAGCCACCCAGCGCCAGCCCGATGACGAAGCGCTGTTGCCCGGCTACACCTGCGTCGTCGTGCCGAATGTGTTTTTGCATGTCGGCGTGTCGGTGCGTTACGTGGACATCGCCGCCGAAGGCGTGAACCCCTCGCCCGACGCCTGGGCCCAGGCCATCACCCCCCGCACGCGCTGGGTGGTGTGGCCACACAACTTCGGGGTGCCCAGCGCCGGCATCGCCGCTTTGCGGGCGCGTTTCCCCCAGGTGCTTTTCATCGAGGACGCCGCCCACGCTTGGGGCTCGTGCCATGCGGACGGCTCGCCCGTCGGCACCCACGGGCATGCCGCGTTTTTCAGCTTTGAGTATTCGAAGTGCCTCACCACCGGCTTGGGCGGCGCGTTGCTGGTGAACGAGCCGGCGTTGCGCCCAGCGGTGGCCGAGGCGTTGGCGCCGCAGCACGCGCTGTCGCTCAAAACCCAGGTCAAAGTGCTGATGACCTTGGCCTATCACCTGATGTTGGCGACGTGGCCCAGCACGCTGGCGAGCGGATTGACGGCGTTGCTGCGTGCCCCGTCGCGGGCGCTTGGACTGGTGGCGGCCACCCGCCCCGCCGAGTTGAGCGGCCAAGCTCAGCCCGACTATCTGCAAGCCCTGCCCGACTGCCTGGCCCGCCTGGCGCTGCCGCAGTTGGCACGGATGCCGCAGGTGCTGGCGCTGCGGCGCCAACAAGCACGCCACTACACCGAGGCGCTGGCGGGTTCGCCCTGGCTGACCCCGCTTGGTGCCGCCGAACCGGCCACGCTGCTGCGCTTCCCGCTGCGGGTGGCGCATCCGGCGCAGCGTGAGGCCCTGCACGCCGGCCTGCGGGCGCTGGACATCGAACCGGGCATCTGGTTTGACGACGTGGTTCACCCAGCCGGCAGCCTGCGCCACGGCTACACCGAGGGCGATTGTCCGAACGGCGAGCGCCTGGCGCGCTGCATCGTCAACCTGCCGCTGGGGTTGCACGCCCGCTTGAGCCAGCGCCAGTGGCAAGGTCTGCGCCGCCTGGCCCAAACGCCCCCCGAGATCACCGGATGA
- a CDS encoding lipopolysaccharide biosynthesis protein, whose product MSAWRHDLARLASAAVLAQLVPLLVLPWLTRTLPAEDIGRWTLFAALASNFAIVACLRYEYALVLPRSLAGARSVLGLCLTLALAWGLGLAGALLALAALWPWVEALCGTSATLVRWASLGGVLGWLPLAVTLAGVIQALTLWHNRGGRFAVIGQARVANPAMAAAVQALGAVSGPAGGGAHVLSGGQVAGQALGAAWLGWKARADVRRLHRLARWRWQRRRWWVLARRYRQFPLVNTPHAFINGLQDTVALALVLSSAGPAAAGFFGLMVRVVMAPTSLIGGALSEVLLGRAAQTWREGGDLVPTIHRSVAILSAFAVPSALVLALAGPTLFASLFGEPWREAGEWARWLAPCMAGRMIVGPLTVLPMILERQATALAFSLSGNVLYVLALWVGLAQGGLAWGCAAVSLVMSGYFLAFGLWLVRAARVAHADRQRAGGVLQESRT is encoded by the coding sequence ATGAGCGCTTGGCGTCACGATTTGGCCCGCCTGGCCAGTGCGGCGGTGTTGGCCCAACTGGTGCCGCTGTTGGTGCTGCCTTGGCTCACCCGCACCCTGCCGGCTGAGGACATTGGCCGCTGGACGCTGTTTGCCGCGCTGGCCTCCAATTTCGCCATCGTCGCTTGCCTGCGCTACGAATACGCCTTGGTGCTGCCGCGCAGCCTCGCCGGGGCGCGTTCGGTGCTGGGGCTGTGTTTGACCCTGGCGCTGGCTTGGGGGCTGGGTTTGGCGGGTGCCCTGTTGGCGCTGGCGGCACTGTGGCCGTGGGTGGAAGCGCTCTGCGGCACGTCGGCCACGCTGGTGCGCTGGGCTTCGCTGGGGGGGGTGTTGGGGTGGCTGCCGCTGGCTGTCACCTTGGCCGGGGTGATTCAAGCGCTCACGCTGTGGCACAACCGGGGGGGGCGTTTTGCGGTCATCGGCCAAGCGCGGGTGGCCAATCCGGCGATGGCCGCAGCGGTGCAAGCGCTTGGCGCCGTGAGCGGCCCCGCCGGGGGTGGCGCCCACGTTCTCAGCGGCGGGCAGGTCGCCGGCCAAGCCCTTGGCGCCGCGTGGCTGGGCTGGAAAGCGCGGGCCGATGTGCGCCGGCTGCACCGGCTGGCCCGCTGGCGCTGGCAGCGTCGCCGCTGGTGGGTGCTGGCGCGGCGCTATCGGCAATTTCCGCTGGTGAACACGCCCCATGCGTTCATCAACGGCCTGCAAGACACGGTGGCGCTGGCCCTGGTGCTGTCCAGCGCCGGCCCAGCGGCGGCAGGTTTTTTCGGTTTGATGGTGCGGGTGGTGATGGCACCGACCAGCTTGATCGGCGGCGCCCTGTCCGAAGTGCTGCTCGGACGGGCCGCGCAAACGTGGCGCGAAGGCGGCGATTTGGTGCCAACGATCCACCGCAGCGTGGCCATTTTGAGTGCGTTCGCGGTGCCGTCCGCCCTGGTGCTGGCGCTGGCTGGGCCGACCTTGTTTGCCAGCCTGTTCGGTGAGCCCTGGCGCGAGGCGGGAGAATGGGCGCGTTGGCTCGCCCCCTGCATGGCCGGGCGCATGATCGTCGGCCCGCTCACCGTGCTCCCCATGATTTTGGAGCGCCAAGCCACCGCGCTGGCCTTCAGCTTGAGCGGCAATGTGCTGTATGTGCTGGCGCTGTGGGTCGGGTTGGCGCAAGGCGGTTTGGCATGGGGGTGCGCCGCCGTGTCACTGGTGATGAGTGGGTATTTCCTCGCCTTCGGGCTGTGGTTGGTGCGGGCGGCGCGGGTCGCCCATGCGGATCGGCAGCGGGCAGGCGGGGTGTTGCAGGAGAGTCGAACATGA